The nucleotide window CACCGGCGACCCTGGCGGTTGGGGTCGCAGTGGTGCCAGGCCATGGAGCCTGGCGTGGACAACAGCGAGGACCTACGTGACCATCGATCCGGCACTCGTCTGGCTCCGGAAGGATCCCCGCTTCCCGAAGTTCGCGCGGCGGTCGGCCCCAAGCGAACAGCCGGGGTAGCGCCGGATGCCAGGGCGCCCCACCGTCAGCATTTTGCGGCATTGCCCTTTGGGTCTCTTCGACGTCACCATGGGAGCGGGATGAATACGGCGTCCTCCGACGCTCGGGGTACGGCGAGCCGGCGCGGGTTCACGCTCGTCGAGGTCCTCATCGCCTCGGCGATGAGCGTCGTCGGCTTGACAGCGGTCGCCGCGGGGTTCCAGCACGCCCTCAACTCCGCGGAGGTCGGAAGACTGCAGACCACGGCGCTCTTCCTAGCCGAGCAGCGGCTTGAGCAGGTCAAGGCGATGGCGCTAGTCGATTTCGATGGGCTGACGGCCGGCAGCTTCCCGGGGGAGGCCT belongs to Candidatus Methylomirabilota bacterium and includes:
- a CDS encoding prepilin-type N-terminal cleavage/methylation domain-containing protein gives rise to the protein MNTASSDARGTASRRGFTLVEVLIASAMSVVGLTAVAAGFQHALNSAEVGRLQTTALFLAEQRLEQVKAMALVDFDGLTAGSFPGEASVVGYPQYRRRVDFTPGPQGLTGAVRVQVTVEYQSMTTGPRMVTLATVLSRR